The following coding sequences lie in one Musa acuminata AAA Group cultivar baxijiao chromosome BXJ3-1, Cavendish_Baxijiao_AAA, whole genome shotgun sequence genomic window:
- the LOC135629312 gene encoding ATP-dependent helicase BRM-like isoform X2, translating into MQSGNGRNPAATPSSAASPSSSSSAVSAPNHLGFESIQQQQQAYRQALQQQEQQQNQQQRRKAEVDQSLLSYQSGGTYGVTGGTGFPISSGAVHPSQLPNKYSNIPQQPGALQLREESKNKGQDVGQQMQNSIHQAYFQFALQAAQQKAHGNSVVQQQGKMNMVGSSGRDQDIFMNRLKMQELMSLQAVNKSQMPMLNRPAEQFTHAEKQMEPGCTSTDQRIDQKPFLADGQLASANMVRPMQPLQLLQPQSSLQNLASNQLEMAQVQAMQAWAKEHNIDLSVLANLNLIAQVLPFWQSNRMSVMQKPTESNTTAQKSCLPSSKQLVMPSPVGSENSAHGNSTSDLSGQRGSIKCHQTVPSTSISNGGDTTGLNTNTLQMQQQVADYSRINQNERVVRPTFITSSCGLVNHLPNSCGSMNQPVDKSNAKNAFMGNELQQMQNLRPLQKINRSNILPTVPGNSTVGCQIPTESGFAQTPNHHVGFTKQQLYVLKAQILAFRRLKRGERSLPPEVLQAISDPPVDSQPQHWPVQSGTVNQDLMRIAKSNDNEHKRCVESNDQAEQSAPVNKGRIHLKEESITGEEKAALASQMQGATSLEKGSVCLGSIGKLEESNTTVKSEQEVERGSQNLSTDKVKAVPVDGAVPVPGQLKKPASTSSTAPPRDGVSRKYHGPLFDFPSFTRKHDSLGSSTTNNSTNLTLAYDVKDLLFEEGKIVLDKKRAEKLKKISRLLAINLDRKRIKPDLVIRLQIEERKTKLLDFQARLRDEVERQQQEIMAMPDRPYRKFVRQCEQQRLELIRQVQQLQKASREKQLKSTFQWRKKLLEAHWAIRDARTTRNRGIAKYHERMLKEFSKRKDEDRNKRMEALKNNDMDRYREMLLEQQTNISGDASQRYAVLSSFVSQTEEYLHKLGGKITAAKSHQEVEEAANVAAAAARAQGLSTEEVRAAAACAGEEVMIRNRFSEMNALKESSANKYYNLAHAVTERVIRQPSMLRAGTLRDYQLVGLQWMLSLYNNKLNGILADEMGLGKTVQVMALIAYLMEFKTNYGPHLIIVPNAVLVNWKSELLNWLPSISCIFYVGGKDERSKLFSQEVCSVKFNVLVTTYEFIMYDRSKLSKIDWKYIIIDEAQRMKDRESVLARDLDRYRCQRRLLLTGTPLQNDLKELWSLLNLLLPEVFDNRRAFHDWFSKPFQKDGTPHNQEDEWLETEKKVIIIHRLHRILEPFMLRRRVEDVEGSLPRKVSVVLRCRMSAIQGAIYDWIKSTGTIRVDPEDEMRRVQKNPLYQVKMYKNLNNKCMELRKACNHPLLNYPYFSNYSKDFIVRSCGKLWILDRILIKLQRAGHRVLLFSTMTKLLDILEEYLQWRRLIYRRIDGTTSLEDREAAIVDFNHPDSDCFIFLLSIRAAGRGLNLQTADTVVIYDPDPNPQNEEQAVARAHRIGQKREVKVIYMEAVVDKTSSYQKEDELRNGVVGDSEDDLAGKDRYIGSIESLIRNNIQQYKIDMADEVINAGRFDQRTTHEERRMTLEMLLHDEERYQENVHNVPSLQEVNRLIARSKEEVGLFDQMDEDFDWTADMVKHNEVPVWLRASTGEVDAVAASLSKKPSKNILSVNIGLEPSANFSGSSPSKAERRGRPKGPTAQKYPIYQEQDDEDGEESDIDSEERNASEEDGEIGEFDDEESNGADMMLLNHKDQVVEGMDCDNGRYEFSRTMDGSQNVNKLEEAGSTGSSSGSRKLPQSETPSLSSQKFGSLSALDARPCLSSKKRSEELEEGEIAVSGNSHMDLQQSGSWHHDHDDGEDEQVLQPKIKRKRSMRIRPKYAAERNDERSSSERIFAQRSPRLPLHVDHDYGVPSRTENPEAFAEAGLGKNDTSSSLLKQRHNVPSRKNSPLQKSGRLSYFCGSAEDGNEYSRESWSSRANSSCGPTSVGAKMSDITQRKCKNVISKLQRKIHKDGNQIVPTLSDWWRRNGNSSLAIPLAARSSPLDLQIIEQRVDNLDYNGVTDFIADVQLMLKSIVQHCNYTHEVKCEAEKLQGLFFEIMKIAFPDSDFREARNAVTFSSPRGAVMTKSPKPASSSKIKQQTPTSKLETMSFPDKALPHGVTPVDGEGTTKSTSSKHQKESRLVSGGWKEQTPECSQLLTHPGDLVICKKKRKEREKSAVKHRLGLASPSNLGRMGPISPPSSGCGGSAPSPTMNRSSSFPSQRDSRPAQQAKHPLSWRHREMQQLDDGNSGLHSIGDVQWAKPVKRMRTDTSKRRPSHT; encoded by the exons ATGCAATCCGGGAACGGCCGGAACCCGGCGGCCACGCCGTCATCCGCCGCgtcgccttcttcctcctcctccgcggtCTCCGCCCCGAACCATCTGGGCTTCGAATCAATCCAACAGCAGCAGCAGGCTTATAGGCAG GCGTTACAACAACAGGAGCAACAACAGAATCAGCAGCAGCGCAGGAAAGCTGAAGTTGATCAATCCCTTCTTAGCTATCAGTCTGGTGGTACATATGGAGTCACAGGCGGAACTGGTTTTCCAATATCTTCTGGTGCTGTACATCCGTCTCAGTTGCCTAATAAGTATAGTAACATACCTCAACAACCTGGTGCCCTTCAGCTTCGCGAGGAAAGCAAAAATAAAGGGCAGGATGTAGGACAGCAAATGCAGAACTCAATTCATCAAGCTTACTTTCAATTTGCTTTGCAAGCTGCTCAGCAAAAGGCTCATGGGAACTCAGTAGTGCAGCAGCAAGGTAAAATGAATATGGTCGGCTCATCTGGAAGGGATCAAGACATTTTTATGAACAGATTAAAGATGCAAGAACTTATGTCACTTCAGGCAGTTAATAAGTCCCAAATGCCTATGCTTAATAGACCAGCAGAACAGTTCACACATGCCGAGAAGCAGATGGAGCCAGGTTGTACTAGCACTGATCAAAGAATTGATCAAAAACCTTTCCTAGCAGATGGGCAGCTAGCTTCTGCTAACATGGTAAGACCGATGCAGCCATTGCAGTTGCTGCAACCTCAGTCTAGTCTGCAGAATCTTGCAAGCAATCAGTTGGAGATGGCACAGGTGCAAGCGATGCAGGCATGGGCAAAGGAACATAATATTGATCTATCTGTTCTTGCTAATTTAAATTTGATTGCTCAAGTTCTGCCCTTCTGGCAGTCGAATAGAATGTCTGTTATGCAGAAGCCAACTGAATCTAACACAACTGCACAGAAATCTTGTTTGCCATCTTCAAAGCAACTGGTAATGCCATCACCAGTTGGCAGTGAAAATTCAGCACATGGGAACTCTACAAGTGATTTGTCTGGCCAGCGTGGCTCCATAAAATGTCATCAAACAGTCCCATCTACTTCAATCTCCAATGGCGGGGATACCACAGGCTTGAACACCAATACTTTGCAAATGCAGCAGCAGGTTGCTGATTATAGCAGGATCAACCAGAATGAGAGAGTTGTCAGACCCACATTTATAACTAGCAGTTGTGGGTTAGTTAACCATTTACCAAATTCATGTGGTAGCATGAACCAGCCGGTAGATAAGTCTAATGCAAAGAATGCTTTTATGGGGAATGAACTGCAGCAAATGCAGAATTTGAGGCCCTTGCAGAAGATAAATCGGTCCAATATATTACCTACAGTTCCTGGAAATAGTACTGTGGGTTGTCAAATTCCAACTGAAAGTGGATTTGCTCAGACACCAAACCATCATGTTGGATTTACAAAGCAGCAGCTTTATGTTCTAAAAGCTCAGATCTTAGCTTTTAGACGGTTGAAG CGTGGTGAAAGAAGTCTGCCACCTGAAGTTCTTCAAGCAATTTCAGATCCCCCAGTTGATTCTCAGCCACAACACTGGCCTGTTCAGTCTGGAACTGTTAACCAGGATTTGATGAGGATTGCCAAGAGCAATGATAATGAGCATAAGAGATGTGTGGAGTCTAATGATCAAGCAGAACAGTCTGCTCCTGTGAATAAAGGACGGATTCATCTGAAGGAGGAATCCATTACTGGagaagagaaagctgcacttGCCAGTCAAATGCAAGGTGCAACAAGTTTAGAAAAGGGATCTGTATGCTTGGGATCTATTGGCAAGTTAGAAGAAAGCAATACTACTGTTAAATCTGAGCAAGAGGTTGAAAGAGGAAGTCAAAATTTGTCCACTGATAAGGTAAAGGCCGTACCAGTGGATGGTGCAGTACCGGTTCCTGGGCAATTGAAAAAGCCTGCCTCAACAAGTAGCACAGCACCTCCCAGAGATGGTGTTTCAAGAAAGTACCATGGTCCACTTTTTGATTTCCCATCATTTACAAGGAAACATGATTCCTTGGGATCATCAACTACAAATAACTCTACTAATTTGACATTGGCTTATGATGTGAAAGATTTGCTGTTCGAGGAAGGTAAGATTGTTCTTGACAAGAAAAGGGCTGAGAAATTGAAGAAGATTAGTAGGTTACTTGCGATTAATTTAGATAGGAAAAGAATTAAGCCGGATCTTGTGATAAGGTTGCAAATTGAAGAGAGAAAAACTAAGCTTCTGGATTTTCAGGCTCGTCTCAGGGATGAAGTTGAACGCCAACAGCAGGAGATAATGGCAATGCCTGATAGACCATACCGCAAGTTTGTTAGGCAATGTGAACAGCAGCGATTGGAGCTAATAAGGCAAGTTCAGCAGCTGCAAAAGGCATCCAGAGAGAAACAATTGAAATCTACTTTTCAGTGGCGTAAGAAGCTCTTAGAGGCTCATTGGGCCATTCGTGATGCTCgtactacacgaaacagaggaatAGCAAAATATCATGAGAGGATGTTAAAGGAGTTTTCAAAGAGGAAGGATGAGGACAGAAATAAAAGAATGGAGGCATTGAAGAACAATGATATGGATAGATATCGTGAAATGTTACTGGAGCAGCAGACAAACATCTCAGGAGATGCATCTCAGCGTTATGctgttctttcttcctttgtgtcCCAGACAGAAGAGTACCTTCACAAGCTTGGGGGAAAAATTACAGCTGCAAAGAGCCATCAAGAGGTTGAAGAGGCAGCAAATGTTGCAGCCGCTGCTGCACGAGCTCAG GGTCTTTCAACAGAAGAAGtaagagcagcagcagcatgtGCAGGAGAGGAGGTAATGATAAGGAATAGGTTTTCTGAAATGAATGCTCTAAAGGAGAGTTCTGCTAACAA GTATTATAATTTGGCTCATGCTGTGACCGAAAGAGTCATAAGGCAACCTTCAATGTTGCGAGCTGGGACATTAAGAGACTATCAGCTT GTTGGACTACAGTGGATGCTTTCCTTGTACAACAACAAGTTGAACGGAATATTAGCGGATGAGATGGGTCTTGGCAAGACAGTCCAG GTAATGGCATTGATTGCTTACCTGATGGAATTCAAAACTAACTATGGTCCACATTTAATTATAGTACCAAATGCTGTTTTAGTAAATTGGAAG AGTGAGCTGTTAAACTGGCTGCCTTCTATATCATGCATTTTTTATGTTGGTGGGAAGGATGAAAGATCAAAGCTTTTCTCTCAG GAAGTTTGTTCTGTCAAGTTTAATGTACTGGTAACAACATATGAATTTATTATGTATGATCGATCAAAGCTATCAAAAATTGATTGGAAGTACATAATCATTGATGAAGCACAAAGGATGAAGGATAGGGAATCCGTTTTGGCACGCGATCTTGATAGATATCGTTGCCAGAGAAGATTGCTGCTTACTGGTACCCCTTTACAG AACGATCTTAAGGAATTGTGGTCCCTTTTAAATCTACTTCTTCCAGAAGTTTTTGATAATCGCAGGGCATTTCATGATTGGTTCTCAAAGCCCTTTCAGAAAGATGGTACTCCACATAATCAGGAAGACGAGTGGCTTGAGACTGAGAAGAAGGTGATAATTATCCATCGGCTGCATCGGATTCTGGAACCTTTCATGCTAAGAAGACGTGTTGAGGATGTTGAAGGTTCACTTCCTCGAAAG GTCTCTGTTGTCCTAAGATGTCGAATGTCAGCTATTCAAGGTGCCATTTATGACTGGATTAAATCTACTGGTACTATTAGGGTAGATCCCGAGGATGAGATGCGCCGAGTTCAAAAGAATCCACTGTACCAGGTCAAAATGTACAAGAATCTTAACAATAAGTGTATGGAGTTGAGGAAAGCCTGCAATCATCCTTTGCTTAACTATCCTTATTTCAGTAACTATTCCAAGGACTTTATTGTTAGATCATGTGGGAAACTATGGATTCTTGATAGAATTCTCATAAAACTTCAGAGAGCAGGTCATCGTGTTCTTCTCTTTAGTACCATGactaaacttcttgatatattagaGGAATATTTGCAATGGCGGAGGCTTATATATAGACGAATAGATGGTACAACAAGCCTAGAAGATCGAGAAGCAGCAATTGTGGATTTTAACCATCCTGACTCTGATTGCTTTATCTTTTTGCTCAGCATTCGTGCTGCCGGAAGAGGTCTAAATCTCCAGACTGCAGATACAGTTGTGATATATGACCCAGATCCGAATCCTCAAAACGAAGAGCAGGCAGTGGCAAGAGCTCATCGGATTGGACAGAAGAGAGAGGTAAAGGTGATATACATGGAAGCTGTTGTGGATAAAACCTCTAGCTACCAAAAAGAAGATGAATTGAGGAATGGAGTCGTAGGAGATTCAGAGGATGATCTTGCTGGTAAAGATCGCTATATAGGGTCAATTGAGAGCCTTATACGTAACAACATCCAACAATATAAGATAGATATGGCCGATGAGGTCATAAATGCTGGTCGTTTTGATCAAAGAACCACGCATGAGGAAAGACGGATGACTTTGGAGATGCTACTTCATGATGAAGAGAGATATCAAGAGAATGTGCACAATGTTCCTTCTCTACAAGAAGTTAATCGTTTGATTGCTCGTAGCAAAGAGGAAGTTGGGTTGTTTGATCAAATGGATGAAGATTTTGATTGGACTGCAGATATGGTAAAACACAATGAAGTCCCAGTATGGCTTCGAGCTAGTACTGGAGAGGTAGATGCTGTTGCTGCTAGTTTATCAAAGAAGCCTTCGAAAAACATCTTATCAGTCAATATTGGACTGGAACCAAGTGCAAATTTTTCTGGGTCATCTCCCAGTAAAGCTGAAAGGAGGGGCCGCCCCAAGGGTCCAACTGCCCAAAAGTATCCAATCTATCAGGAACAGGATGACGAAGATGGTGAGGAATCAGATATTGACTCAGAGGAGAGGAATGCATCTGAAGAAGATGGAGAAATTGGAGAGTTCGACGACGAAGAGTCCAATGGTGCTGACATGATGCTACTAAACCACAAGGATCAAGTAGTTGAGGGAATGGATTGTGATAATGGCAGATATGAATTCTCACGAACAATGGATGGCAGCCAAAACGTTAATAAATTGGAAGAAGCTGGTTCCACAGGATCATCTTCTGGGAGTCGTAAATTGCCACAATCTGAAACTCCTTCCTTGTCTTCACAAAAGTTTGGATCACTTTCTGCTTTAGATGCCAGACCATGTCTATCTTCAAAAAAAAGG TCTGAGGAGCTAGAGGAAGGTGAAATTGCAGTATCAGGCAATTCCCACATGGATCTGCAACAATCAGGTAGCTGGCATCATGACCATGATGATGGAGAGGATGAACAGGTTTTGCAACCAAAAATAAAGCGTAAACGGAGTATGCGGATTCGTCCAAAATATGCTGCAGAAAGAAATGATGAAAGATCTAGCAGTGAGAGGATTTTTGCCCAGCGCTCTCCAAGGCTGCCCTTGCATGTTGACCATGATTATGGTGTACCATCAAGGACTGAAAATCCTGAAGCATTTGCTGAGGCTGGTCTGGGAAAGAATGACACAAGTAGCTCACTATTGAAGCAGAGGCATAATGTACCATCAAGAAAAAATTCACCTCTGCAAAAGTCTGGAAGGCTAAGTTACTTTTGTGGGTCTGCAGAAGATGGAAATGAATATTCTAGGGAAAGTTGGAGCAGTAGGGCCAATAGCTCTTGCGGCCCAACCTCTGTGGGTGCAAAAATGTCTGACATTACACAACGAAAG TGCAAGAATGTCATTAGCAAGCTGCAGAGGAAAATACACAAGGATGGTAATCAAATCGTGCCAACATTGTCTGATTGGTGGAGAAGAAATGGGAATTCGAGTCTTGCTATTCCTCTCGCTGCAAGGAGTAGCCCACTAGATCTTCAGATAATTGAACAGCGGGTAGACAACTTGGATTACAATGGTGTAACTGACTTTATAGCAGATGTGCAGTTGATGCTGAAAAGTATAGTTCAGCATTGCAACTATACTCATGAG GTGAAGTGTGAAGCAGAGAAGCTCCAAGGTCTGTTCTTCGAGATCATGAAGATTGCTTTTCCAGATTCAGATTTTCGAGAAGCCAGGAATGCAGTGACCTTCTCTAGTCCCAGAGGAGCTGTGATGACAAAATCCCCAAAACCAGCTTCCTCGAGCAAAATTAAGCAACAAACTCCAACAAGTAAGTTGGAGACCATGTCCTTTCCTGATAAGGCCTTACCCCATGGGGTTACTCCTGTGGATGGCGAAGGGACAACCAAGTCAACTTCTTCCAAGCACCAGAAGGAGTCCAGGTTGGTTTCTGGAGGTTGGAAAGAGCAGACACCTGAATGTTCACAATTACTGACGCATCCTGGTGATCTGGTCATCtgcaagaagaagagaaaagaaagagaaaaatctGCTGTCAAGCACAGATTAGGCCTCGCATCGCCATCCAACCTTGGTCGTATGGGTCCCATATCTCCACCCAGCTCAGGATGTGGGGGCTCTGCGCCATCTCCCACCATGAACAGAAGTTCCAGCTTTCCATCGCAGCGAGATTCACGTCCGGCTCAACAGGCAAAACATCCATTGAGCTGGCGGCATCGCGAGATGCAGCAGCTTGATGATGGGAACTCTGGGCTGCATAGCATAGGAGATGTACAATGGGCTAAGCCTGTAAAGAGAATGAGGACAGACACCAGTAAAAGGCGGCCGAGCCATACGTGA